Proteins from a single region of Rhea pennata isolate bPtePen1 chromosome 4, bPtePen1.pri, whole genome shotgun sequence:
- the NEIL3 gene encoding endonuclease 8-like 3, translating into MVEGPCCALYGERLRARVRQGQAVRSTQGSASPAGAGGTISVNENKIPAHNFLIGHVYRGVETLGKELFMYFGQIALRVHFGMNGSMCINHDGRKDRNGALPVLEIQLAEDTVCFFEATVEYRNAAESEQKVRRMESLDVCSPKFSCLRAESEIKQQKSRMLCDVLLDQAVLPGVGNIIKNEALFDSGLHPAVKVCQLTDEHIRHLVKMTRDFALLFYKCRKTGSPLYKHYKVYRCPTCHQCNGKITVCRLGENDRMTYFCCRCQKTDPQLVNLSKLPTRNSLIGWVYGRGSCSNEHVAQKSEEEWTCMRCTLINKPSAKICDACLTSRPEVPKIENDEDSVAFNRSLMKYPCNDFGKPSVEIKINRKAAFGHTTLVLTDLGSKVVLRNNTQISDGHTQHDSPKRNLDQIQNNGYQSGGSIDKYCSTNVTAMASSSHQQPLSFKPVQKKQKTDHISSVLQHNIGISKHQVNMTDGICTLNTGHPRCTKHSRLCSLRVVRKEGENKGRQFYTCPLPRESQCDYFQWADLNFPFCNHGKRCVMKTVLKIGPNNGKNFFVCPFVKEKQCGFFQWADNGSGMQIIA; encoded by the exons ATGGTGGAGGGTCCGTGCTGTGCCTTGTACGGAGAGAGGCTCCGCGCCCGAGTGCGCCAGGGCCAGGCGGTGCGGAGCACGCAGGGCAGCGCATCGCCAGCCGGAGCTGGCGGCACG ATTTCCGTGAATGAGAATAAAATCCCTGCTCACAATTTCCTTATTGGACATGTTTACAGAGGCGTGGAAACTTTGGGAAAGGagctttttatgtattttggtCAGATAGCTTTGAG gGTTCACTTTGGTATGAATGGTTCCATGTGCATTAATCATGAtggaaggaaagacagaaatggaGCACTACCAGTTTTGGAGATACAGCTTGCAGAGgatacagtttgtttttttgaggCAACAGTAGAGTATAG aaatgcagctgaaagTGAGCAGAAAGTGAGAAGGATGGAAAGTTTGGATGTCTGCTCTCCAAAATTTAGCTGTTTAAGAGCAGAAAGTGAGATTAAGCAGCAGAAATCCCGCATGTTGTGTGATGTGTTACTGGATCAAGCAGTATTACCTGGAGTGGGAAATATCATAAAAAATGAAGCACTATTTGACAGTGGCCTCCATCCAGCTGTTAAA GTTTGCCAACTGACGGATGAACATATACGTCACTTGGTGAAAATGACACGTGACTTTGCCCTCCTTTTTTATAAG TGTCGCAAAACAGGTTCTCCACTCTACAAACACTACAAAGTATACAGGTGCCCTACCTGTCATCAGTGCAATGGGAAGATCACAGTATGTCGTTTAGGAGAGAACGACAGGATGACCTACTTTTGCTGTCGATGCCAAAAGACTGATCCCCAGCTTGTCAATCTGAG caagcTGCCAACTAGAAATAGCTTAATTGGCTGGGTATATGGCAGGGGGTCATGTTCTAATGAACATGTAGCTCAGAAATCTGAAGAAGAGTGGACATGTATGCGCTGTACCCTAATAAACAAGCCTTCTGCTAAAATTTGTGATGCCTGCTTGACTTCAAGGCCTGAAG ttCCAAAGATAGAGAATGATGAAGATTCTGTAGCCTTTAACAGAAGCTTAATGAAGTACCCTTGTAATGATTTTGGAAAGCCAAGTGTAGAAATAAAGATCAACAGGAAAGCTGCATTTGGACATACAACCCTTGTCTTAACAGATCTTGGTAGCAAAGTTGTTCTGAGAAACAATACCCAAATATCTGATGGACACACTCAGCATGATTCACCAAAGAGAAATTTGGATCAAATCCAAAATAATGGATACCAGTCAGGGGGAAGCATAGACAAGTACTGTTCAACAAATGTCACGGCTATGGCTTCATCCTCCCATCAGCAGCCTCTCTCTTTCAAACCTGtccaaaagaagcagaaaactgatCATATATCCTCTGTTCTCCAGCATAATATAGGTATCAG CAAACATCAAGTTAATATGACAGATGGTATTTGTACGTTAAACACGGGCCATCCTCGCTGCACTAAACATAGCCGCCTCTGCAGCCTCAGAGTtgtgagaaaggaaggagaaaacaaggGCAGACAGTTTTATACTTGTCCTCTACCCAGAGAATCTCAGTGTGACTACTTTCAA TGGGCTGATTTGAATTTTCCATTCTGTAACCATGGGAAGCGCTGTGTTATGAAGACTGTGTTGAAGATTGGTCCCAATAATGGAAAGAACTTTTTTGTGTGCCCTtttgtgaaggaaaaacaatgtGGCTTTTTTCAGTGGGCAGATAATGGGTCAGGTATGCAGATTATTGCTTGA